A stretch of Dehalococcoidia bacterium DNA encodes these proteins:
- the cas2 gene encoding CRISPR-associated endonuclease Cas2, whose amino-acid sequence MEVLVAYDVATDSAEGRKRLRRVAKICEAHGQRVQKSVFECIVNAGQFELLKHKLRQAMDEREDSLRIYRLHEPRERYVEVYGQRPAFDLREPLIL is encoded by the coding sequence GTGGAGGTGCTGGTGGCGTACGACGTGGCGACGGACAGCGCGGAAGGGCGCAAGCGGCTGCGGCGCGTGGCGAAGATCTGTGAAGCGCACGGGCAGCGCGTGCAGAAGTCGGTGTTCGAGTGCATCGTCAACGCGGGCCAGTTCGAGCTGCTGAAGCACAAGCTGCGCCAGGCAATGGACGAGCGGGAAGACAGCCTGCGGATCTACCGGCTGCACGAGCCTCGTGAGCGGTATGTGGAGGTGTACGGCCAGCGGCCGGCGTTCGACTTGCGGGAGCCACTGATCCTATAA
- the cas1c gene encoding type I-C CRISPR-associated endonuclease Cas1c — protein MHELLNVLYVLAQGSMLHLDHDTVKVVLDGETRLRAPLIRLSGIVMLGQVSISPFLIQRCAEDGRNLVWLDRRGRFKARVEGETRGNVLLRRAQHLALSDRARCLRIARQIVAGKIQNSRQALLRAARETQQPEGGAPLREAAGRMAGIIERLPAIGDLNELRGAEGEAARAYFGVFGWMVRADRRAFGPDGRSRRPPRDRANALLSFLYALVRAECGAALEGVGLDPQVGYLHALRPGRPALALDLMEELRPVIADRLAITLVNRKQLRPEHFEDLPGAAVRLTDDGRKAVIGAYQKRKEEEIPHRVLGQKVAVGLLPHVQARLLARHLRGDLPEYLPYLAR, from the coding sequence ATGCATGAGCTTTTGAACGTGCTCTACGTGCTGGCGCAGGGCTCGATGCTGCACCTGGACCACGACACGGTGAAAGTCGTGCTCGACGGCGAGACGCGGCTGCGGGCGCCGCTGATCCGGCTGAGCGGCATCGTCATGCTCGGCCAGGTTTCCATCAGCCCGTTCCTGATTCAGCGCTGCGCCGAGGACGGGCGCAACCTGGTCTGGCTCGACCGGCGCGGCCGCTTCAAGGCGCGCGTGGAGGGCGAGACGCGCGGCAACGTGCTGCTGCGGCGGGCGCAGCACCTGGCGCTCTCCGACCGCGCCCGCTGCCTGCGCATCGCCCGGCAGATCGTGGCGGGCAAGATTCAGAACAGCCGCCAGGCGCTGCTGCGGGCGGCGCGGGAGACGCAGCAACCGGAGGGCGGCGCGCCGCTGCGCGAGGCCGCCGGGCGCATGGCCGGCATCATCGAGCGGCTGCCGGCGATCGGGGATCTCAACGAGCTGCGCGGCGCCGAAGGCGAGGCGGCGCGGGCCTACTTCGGCGTCTTCGGCTGGATGGTGCGCGCCGATCGCCGCGCCTTCGGCCCGGATGGGCGCTCACGCCGGCCGCCGCGCGACCGCGCCAATGCCCTGCTCTCGTTTCTGTATGCGCTGGTGCGAGCCGAGTGTGGGGCGGCGCTGGAGGGCGTTGGGCTCGACCCCCAGGTGGGCTATCTGCATGCCCTGCGTCCCGGCCGGCCGGCGCTGGCGCTCGATCTGATGGAGGAGTTGCGGCCCGTGATCGCCGACCGGCTGGCGATCACGCTGGTGAACCGCAAGCAGTTGCGGCCGGAGCACTTCGAAGACCTGCCCGGCGCGGCCGTGCGCCTCACGGATGACGGCCGCAAGGCGGTGATCGGCGCCTACCAGAAGCGCAAGGAGGAGGAAATTCCCCATCGGGTGCTGGGGCAGAAGGTGGCCGTCGGGCTGCTGCCGCACGTGCAAGCACGGCTGCTCGCGCGCCACCTGCGCGGCGACCTACCGGAGTATCTGCCCTACCTGGCCCGGTGA
- the cas4 gene encoding CRISPR-associated protein Cas4: protein MLEDWLDEAPEVTISALEHWSYCPRQCALIYVEQVWDENQFTVRGTVAHEKVDAGDAEVMRGVHIVRAIPLWSERLGLSGKADLVEFRPQGPYPVEYKVGRRRGEHAEIQLCAQALCLEEMLQTAVPRGAVFHHAERRRYEVEFDAALRARTEATVTAVREMLRTQNLPQAPNDALCPRCSLINACLPGVVAERSRLGGLQGTLYRPWEAEPPDAVWGKAVPAAAVGEDEHEEDDEVEEDDDA, encoded by the coding sequence GTGCTGGAGGACTGGCTGGATGAGGCGCCGGAGGTCACGATCTCGGCGCTGGAGCACTGGAGCTATTGCCCGCGGCAGTGCGCGCTGATCTACGTCGAGCAGGTCTGGGACGAGAACCAGTTCACGGTTCGCGGCACCGTGGCGCACGAGAAGGTTGATGCGGGTGACGCCGAAGTCATGCGCGGCGTCCATATCGTGCGGGCGATTCCGCTCTGGTCGGAGCGGCTAGGCCTCTCCGGCAAGGCGGACCTGGTCGAGTTCCGGCCGCAGGGACCGTATCCCGTGGAGTACAAGGTCGGGCGGCGGCGCGGCGAGCACGCCGAGATCCAGCTCTGCGCCCAGGCGCTTTGCCTTGAGGAGATGCTGCAAACGGCCGTGCCGCGCGGCGCCGTCTTCCACCACGCGGAGCGCAGGCGCTACGAGGTGGAGTTCGACGCGGCCCTGCGGGCGCGCACGGAGGCGACGGTGACGGCCGTGCGCGAGATGCTGCGCACGCAAAACCTGCCCCAGGCGCCGAACGACGCCCTCTGCCCGCGCTGCTCGTTGATCAATGCCTGCCTGCCGGGCGTGGTGGCGGAGCGCTCGCGGCTCGGCGGCCTGCAGGGGACGCTCTACCGCCCGTGGGAGGCCGAGCCGCCGGATGCGGTCTGGGGCAAGGCCGTGCCGGCGGCAGCAGTTGGCGAAGACGAGCACGAGGAGGATGACGAGGTGGAGGAGGACGACGATGCATGA
- the cas7c gene encoding type I-C CRISPR-associated protein Cas7/Csd2, whose translation MSNGVYTNPGRRHDFVLLFDVQDGNPNGDPDAGNLPRVDPETMQGLVTDVCLKRKVRDWVDVAFGEKDRFKIYVQAGGEALNTKHDRAYKALDLKSTGAKQNKSDVEQARAWMCQNFYDIRMFGAVMSTGVNCGQVRGPVQLTFARSLDPIVPLDLSITRVAVTRPEDATIAVSEEGQGTTGKQTEMGRKALVPYGLYRAYGFFNPHFAQSTGAGEDDLSLFWQALQQMWDLDRSSSRGLMGCRGLFVFSHDSPLGNAPAQRLFELVHTPPSQNKAPRSFADYDVRVDEAAVPEGVTLTRLV comes from the coding sequence GTGAGTAACGGCGTATACACGAACCCCGGCCGGCGGCATGACTTCGTGCTGCTGTTCGACGTGCAGGACGGCAACCCCAACGGCGACCCGGACGCCGGCAACCTGCCGCGCGTCGATCCGGAGACGATGCAGGGACTTGTTACCGACGTTTGTCTGAAACGCAAGGTGCGCGACTGGGTGGATGTCGCCTTCGGTGAGAAAGATCGCTTCAAGATCTACGTCCAGGCCGGTGGCGAGGCGTTGAACACGAAGCACGACCGCGCCTACAAGGCGCTCGATCTGAAGTCGACCGGCGCCAAGCAGAACAAGAGCGACGTCGAGCAGGCCCGCGCCTGGATGTGCCAGAACTTCTACGACATCCGCATGTTCGGCGCCGTGATGAGCACGGGCGTGAACTGCGGCCAGGTGCGTGGGCCGGTGCAGCTGACCTTCGCCCGCTCGCTCGACCCGATCGTGCCGCTCGACCTCTCGATCACGCGCGTCGCCGTGACGAGGCCGGAAGACGCGACGATCGCCGTTTCCGAAGAGGGCCAGGGCACAACGGGCAAACAGACGGAGATGGGCCGCAAGGCGCTGGTGCCGTACGGGCTCTATCGGGCGTATGGCTTCTTTAATCCGCACTTTGCTCAAAGCACGGGCGCCGGCGAGGACGATCTCAGCCTGTTCTGGCAGGCGCTGCAGCAGATGTGGGACCTGGACCGCTCGTCCTCACGTGGGCTGATGGGCTGCCGCGGGCTGTTTGTGTTCTCGCACGACAGCCCGCTGGGCAACGCGCCGGCGCAACGCCTGTTCGAGCTGGTGCATACCCCACCAAGCCAGAACAAGGCGCCGCGTTCGTTCGCCGACTACGACGTGCGCGTGGACGAGGCTGCGGTACCGGAAGGTGTGACACTGACACGCCTGGTGTAG
- the cas8c gene encoding type I-C CRISPR-associated protein Cas8c/Csd1, with protein sequence MLLQRLKDYADECMQLPPPLYSETPIRYVIELNEDGTPRSRIPTDTSDPKDPRAKRGQRRLAPQVQRANVIRPLLLADKADYTLGMGGEGAKPERVAACHVAYLDLLQRCADATDEPDVQAIQQFLGDDPASQLELPEDFDTSGLITFSVWRGYAASFPIDLPSVRAFWFSVNDPDAKGDASRMQCLICGQERPVLERLQGKIKGVPGGQTAGTAIISANAAAFESYGLEASLIAPTCGDCGEKFTKAANELIASEQNRIILGGAAFIFWTRQPVPAFSFRSFLTEPKPEEVRDLLRTLRSGGLPPAVDATKFYATVLSSSGGRCVVRDWIDTTVGEAAAHLAAWFERQRIVDAFGAEPPPLGVYRLAGATVRELKDVAPTTPRALLEAALDGTPVPASLLFQAVRRNRAEQRVTHPRAALIKLVLLSQRHDSELQEGEMVRLDPAHPNAAYHCGRLLAVLEEVQRLALPGIKATIVDRFFGTASSAPGSVFGRLVRGAQPHLGRLDRDRHGAYLALQRRLEEVQGALDGYPRVLNLEEQGLFALGYYHQRAFDREQARLAAERRRAGQAVSAAEAAYAEAVIDAEESNGE encoded by the coding sequence ATGCTGCTGCAACGGCTGAAAGACTACGCCGACGAGTGTATGCAACTGCCGCCGCCGCTCTACAGCGAGACGCCGATCCGCTATGTGATCGAGCTGAACGAAGACGGCACGCCACGAAGCCGCATCCCGACGGACACGAGCGACCCGAAGGATCCGCGGGCGAAGCGCGGCCAGCGCCGTCTCGCGCCGCAGGTGCAGCGCGCGAATGTCATCCGGCCTCTCTTGCTGGCTGATAAGGCCGACTACACGCTCGGAATGGGCGGTGAGGGTGCGAAGCCAGAGCGAGTCGCCGCCTGTCACGTGGCGTACCTGGATCTGCTTCAGCGCTGCGCCGACGCGACCGACGAGCCAGACGTGCAGGCCATTCAGCAGTTCCTCGGCGACGATCCAGCAAGCCAGCTTGAGTTGCCGGAGGATTTTGACACGAGCGGCCTGATCACGTTCAGCGTGTGGAGGGGCTACGCAGCAAGCTTTCCCATCGATCTGCCCAGCGTTCGTGCGTTCTGGTTCTCCGTCAACGACCCAGACGCAAAAGGTGATGCGAGCCGGATGCAATGCCTGATCTGCGGTCAGGAACGGCCGGTGCTGGAACGGCTGCAGGGGAAGATCAAGGGCGTGCCGGGCGGGCAGACGGCCGGCACCGCGATTATCTCGGCCAACGCCGCCGCGTTCGAGTCGTACGGATTGGAGGCGTCGCTGATCGCGCCGACCTGCGGCGACTGCGGCGAGAAGTTCACCAAAGCGGCGAACGAGCTGATCGCGAGCGAGCAGAACCGCATCATCCTCGGAGGCGCGGCGTTCATCTTCTGGACGCGTCAGCCGGTGCCGGCTTTCTCCTTCCGCAGCTTCCTGACCGAGCCGAAACCCGAAGAGGTGCGAGATCTGCTGCGCACTCTGCGCAGCGGCGGTCTGCCGCCGGCCGTCGATGCGACGAAATTCTATGCAACGGTGCTGTCGAGCAGCGGCGGGCGCTGCGTGGTTCGGGACTGGATCGACACCACGGTGGGTGAGGCGGCTGCGCACCTGGCAGCCTGGTTTGAACGGCAGCGCATCGTCGACGCCTTCGGGGCAGAGCCTCCGCCGCTCGGCGTGTATCGGCTGGCCGGGGCCACGGTGCGCGAGTTGAAGGACGTGGCGCCGACCACGCCGAGGGCGCTGCTTGAGGCTGCCCTCGATGGCACGCCGGTGCCAGCCTCGCTGCTCTTTCAGGCGGTGCGGCGCAATCGCGCCGAACAGCGCGTGACGCATCCGAGGGCGGCCCTGATCAAGCTCGTGCTGCTGAGTCAGCGGCATGACTCTGAGTTGCAGGAGGGGGAGATGGTACGTCTCGATCCGGCGCACCCCAACGCTGCGTATCACTGCGGCCGGCTGCTGGCGGTGTTGGAAGAGGTGCAACGACTGGCGCTGCCCGGCATCAAAGCCACGATCGTGGACCGCTTTTTCGGCACGGCATCGTCTGCGCCAGGCTCGGTGTTCGGCCGTTTGGTGCGCGGGGCGCAGCCGCACCTGGGGCGACTCGACCGCGACCGGCACGGCGCCTACCTCGCGTTGCAGCGCCGGCTGGAAGAGGTGCAGGGCGCCCTGGACGGTTATCCGCGCGTGCTGAACCTCGAAGAGCAAGGACTGTTCGCATTGGGCTACTACCACCAGCGGGCCTTCGATCGCGAGCAGGCGCGGCTGGCGGCGGAACGCCGCCGCGCTGGACAGGCGGTGAGCGCCGCTGAGGCCGCTTACGCAGAGGCAGTCATCGACGCTGAGGAGAGTAACGGTGAGTAA
- the cas5c gene encoding type I-C CRISPR-associated protein Cas5c: MNGHDGPVEVLVWGELACFTRPEMKVERVSYPVMTPSAARGVCEAIYWKPEVRWRIEEIHVLKPIRYFSILRNEVNSRASDRAAGVWERGGGGFDATADRAQRHTLALRNVAYRIRASFEQLPHDDADPAKHRDQFRRRVRGGRCFATPYLGCREFSAFFAEPDGSEQAIDRTEPLGTILLDLEYATDGSGRGRPVFFNAELDRGVLRVPPMPGRRR, from the coding sequence GTGAACGGTCATGACGGTCCGGTTGAGGTCCTGGTGTGGGGCGAACTGGCCTGCTTCACGCGGCCGGAGATGAAGGTGGAGCGAGTCTCATACCCGGTGATGACGCCCTCGGCCGCGCGCGGTGTGTGCGAGGCGATCTACTGGAAACCGGAAGTGCGCTGGCGGATCGAGGAGATCCACGTGCTCAAGCCGATCCGCTACTTCTCCATTTTGCGCAATGAGGTGAACAGCCGCGCCAGCGACCGCGCCGCCGGCGTCTGGGAGCGCGGCGGCGGTGGCTTCGACGCGACCGCCGACCGCGCGCAGCGGCACACGCTGGCGCTGCGCAACGTGGCCTATCGGATTCGTGCCAGCTTCGAGCAACTGCCGCACGACGACGCCGACCCGGCGAAGCACCGCGACCAGTTCCGCCGACGCGTGCGCGGCGGACGTTGCTTCGCCACGCCGTACCTCGGCTGCCGCGAATTTTCGGCCTTCTTCGCCGAACCGGACGGCAGCGAGCAGGCGATCGATCGCACCGAGCCGCTGGGCACGATCCTGCTCGACCTGGAGTACGCAACCGATGGCTCGGGGCGCGGCCGCCCGGTGTTCTTCAATGCCGAGCTGGACCGGGGTGTGCTGCGCGTGCCGCCAATGCCGGGAAGGAGGCGCTGA
- a CDS encoding CRISPR-associated endonuclease Cas3'' translates to MVAYAHSANPAGEWHLLEDHLRDTAQRAAGFAGAFGAAELARCLGLWHDLGKFHPDWQQYLLSCERDPKLRGHGPDHKRAGSRFAMERLGLPAMAIQGHHAGMKSPTTFEAWLNDPQTLAAVDQALRRARAELLELGEQTELAFPAFAQRRALAGELFLRMLFSCLVDADFLDTERHFNETKAEVRGADVAPGALFEQLQGDQGRRFAGAPGTALNRARQEIYDHCLEAAAQPPGLFRLAVPTGGGKTRSGMAFALRHAALHGLERVIVAVPFITITEQTSTVYREIFGDDAERPVVLEHHSGALRQTGEADAVPRAELWSRLSSENWDAPIVVTTTVQLFESLFAAGPRACRKVHRLAKSVIVLDEAQSLPPGLLTPILDALQELCANYGTTVVVSTATQPAFETIPVFRAMQAREIVPQPERHFSTLKRVKYDLRLDEALSWDDVAVLMRAEPRALAVVNTKRDALALLDALHDPEALHLSTLLCGAHRRAVIEEVKRRQAAGEPCRLVATQVVEAGVDLDFPLVLRALGPLDAIVQAAGRCNREGHLAEGRVIVFRPAEGGLPPGPYTTATEISQAVLATPDADPDDPRAPQAYFRELFRRLNTDREAIQKLRDGFDFDEVARRFRMIDESTFSVVIDKYGSPNARREVQRELARLRRGGAGLRQALRALQPFLVSVRERDAKRYEREGLIVPVIEGVGEWLGRYDETRGLEAAGVDLLVG, encoded by the coding sequence ATGGTGGCCTACGCGCACTCGGCGAACCCGGCGGGCGAGTGGCATCTACTTGAAGACCACCTGCGGGATACCGCTCAGCGCGCCGCGGGATTCGCCGGAGCCTTCGGGGCTGCGGAACTGGCCCGTTGCCTCGGCCTCTGGCACGACCTCGGAAAGTTCCATCCCGACTGGCAACAGTACCTGCTCAGCTGCGAGCGCGATCCGAAACTGCGCGGCCACGGCCCGGACCACAAGCGCGCCGGTTCGCGCTTCGCCATGGAGCGGCTGGGGCTGCCGGCGATGGCGATCCAGGGCCACCACGCTGGCATGAAGTCGCCCACGACATTCGAAGCCTGGCTCAATGACCCGCAGACGCTCGCCGCAGTCGATCAGGCACTGCGGCGGGCGCGGGCCGAGTTGCTGGAACTCGGTGAGCAGACCGAGCTGGCGTTTCCGGCCTTCGCGCAGCGCCGTGCACTGGCGGGCGAACTGTTCTTGCGCATGCTCTTCTCCTGTCTGGTCGACGCGGACTTTCTGGACACGGAGCGGCACTTCAATGAGACCAAAGCGGAGGTCCGCGGAGCAGATGTCGCTCCCGGCGCACTGTTCGAGCAGCTGCAGGGAGACCAGGGCCGGCGCTTTGCCGGAGCGCCGGGAACCGCGTTGAACCGCGCCCGGCAGGAGATCTACGACCACTGTTTGGAGGCGGCGGCGCAGCCGCCGGGGCTCTTCCGCCTGGCCGTGCCCACCGGCGGCGGCAAAACGCGCTCCGGCATGGCGTTCGCGCTGCGCCACGCAGCGCTGCACGGCCTTGAGCGGGTGATCGTCGCCGTGCCGTTCATCACGATCACCGAGCAAACATCGACCGTCTACCGCGAAATCTTCGGCGATGATGCGGAGCGCCCGGTAGTGCTGGAGCATCACAGCGGCGCCCTTCGGCAGACCGGCGAGGCCGATGCCGTGCCGCGGGCAGAACTGTGGTCGCGACTCTCTTCCGAAAACTGGGACGCGCCGATCGTTGTGACCACGACGGTGCAGCTCTTCGAGAGCCTGTTCGCGGCGGGGCCGCGAGCTTGCCGCAAGGTGCACCGGCTGGCGAAGAGCGTGATCGTGCTGGACGAAGCGCAGTCGCTGCCGCCCGGTCTGTTGACGCCGATTCTCGACGCCCTGCAAGAACTGTGCGCGAACTACGGCACGACGGTCGTGGTCTCCACGGCGACACAACCGGCATTCGAAACGATTCCTGTGTTCAGGGCCATGCAAGCGCGCGAGATCGTGCCGCAGCCAGAGCGCCACTTCAGCACACTCAAGCGGGTGAAGTACGACCTGCGCTTGGACGAAGCGCTGAGTTGGGACGACGTTGCGGTGCTGATGCGCGCTGAACCGCGGGCGCTGGCGGTGGTAAATACGAAGCGCGACGCGCTGGCGCTGCTCGATGCGCTGCACGACCCCGAGGCGTTGCACCTTTCGACGTTGCTCTGCGGCGCGCATCGCCGCGCCGTGATAGAGGAGGTGAAGCGGCGACAGGCCGCGGGCGAGCCCTGCCGGCTGGTGGCGACGCAGGTGGTCGAGGCGGGGGTCGATCTCGATTTCCCACTGGTGCTGCGTGCCCTCGGCCCGCTGGACGCGATCGTGCAGGCCGCCGGCCGCTGCAACCGCGAAGGCCATCTCGCCGAAGGGCGCGTGATCGTCTTCCGTCCGGCAGAAGGCGGTTTGCCGCCGGGACCGTACACCACGGCGACCGAGATCTCGCAGGCGGTGCTGGCCACGCCGGATGCCGATCCCGACGATCCGCGCGCGCCCCAAGCCTACTTCCGTGAGCTGTTTCGGCGCCTGAACACCGACCGCGAGGCGATTCAGAAACTGCGCGACGGCTTCGATTTCGACGAGGTTGCGAGGCGCTTTCGCATGATCGATGAAAGTACGTTCAGCGTGGTGATCGACAAGTACGGCTCGCCCAACGCTCGGCGGGAGGTCCAGCGGGAGTTGGCGAGGTTGCGGCGCGGCGGCGCCGGGCTGCGCCAGGCGCTGCGCGCGCTGCAGCCGTTCCTGGTCTCGGTGCGGGAGCGTGACGCCAAGCGCTACGAGCGCGAGGGGCTGATTGTTCCGGTGATTGAGGGAGTGGGCGAGTGGCTGGGCCGCTACGACGAGACGCGGGGCCTGGAGGCGGCGGGGGTAGATCTTCTGGTCGGATAG
- a CDS encoding thiamine pyrophosphate-binding protein: MTAEPLLNEEVSVGEAIVRVLEQAGIDAVFGMPGGGMGGSIFNALYDHQQRIRTVLAREEGLATVMAEAYGRLTGRPGVCSGQAAFLLTNAGMGILEGFLAGSPMLLLTDLSDGAPFSHHASYQAGTADYGTWDARTVIGGYTKQVFVAQDGPQAVQQTQLAIKHATAGTPGPVALLYHSGALGRRVGPESTPRLYASAPYLRARGAPAPEAAIGEGVATLRTSQRPVIIAGNGVRAGHARDALRELAELLDAPVATTASGKGVFPETHPLALGLFGTFGLEAANEVVAGADLVLAVGTRLGATDTARENPDLLDPTRQTFIQIEVEPKHASWTFPAEVALVGDADTVLRQLSAALRDAGFQPRSSGRRIAAEAHGRFDSFSVAESASNETPILPQRLIAELQAALPDDAIVACDAGENRLFMQHYFRTKAGMEYLQPGAVGGMGYAIPAALAARVVHPRRAVVAVCGDGGFGIAMNGLLTAVEERLPIVTVVLNNGALGWVLHGQGERPIASSFGAFDHAAIARAMGCEGIRVERPAEIAPALSQALQASRPVVVEVLTSLKQTFQQVTSPLAAQPRRARAAAR; the protein is encoded by the coding sequence ATGACGGCAGAACCCTTGCTCAACGAAGAGGTTTCGGTCGGCGAGGCGATCGTGCGCGTGCTCGAGCAGGCCGGCATCGATGCCGTCTTCGGCATGCCGGGGGGCGGCATGGGCGGCTCGATCTTCAACGCCCTCTATGACCACCAGCAACGCATCCGCACCGTGCTGGCCCGCGAGGAGGGCCTCGCCACCGTCATGGCCGAAGCCTACGGCCGGCTCACCGGCCGGCCCGGCGTCTGCAGCGGCCAGGCCGCCTTCCTGCTCACCAACGCCGGCATGGGCATCCTCGAAGGCTTCCTCGCCGGGTCGCCGATGCTGCTGCTCACCGATCTCTCCGACGGCGCGCCCTTCTCCCACCACGCGTCCTACCAGGCCGGCACGGCAGACTACGGCACCTGGGACGCCCGCACGGTGATCGGCGGCTACACCAAGCAGGTGTTCGTCGCCCAGGACGGGCCCCAGGCCGTTCAGCAGACACAGCTCGCGATCAAGCACGCGACGGCGGGCACGCCGGGCCCGGTCGCGCTGCTCTACCACAGCGGCGCCCTCGGCCGTCGCGTCGGGCCGGAGAGCACGCCGCGCCTCTACGCCTCGGCGCCCTATCTGCGCGCCCGCGGCGCCCCGGCGCCCGAGGCGGCGATCGGCGAAGGCGTGGCGACGCTGCGCACGTCCCAGCGGCCGGTGATTATCGCCGGCAACGGCGTGCGCGCCGGCCACGCACGCGACGCGCTGCGCGAGCTGGCCGAACTGCTCGACGCCCCGGTCGCCACCACGGCCTCGGGCAAGGGCGTCTTTCCGGAGACGCATCCGCTGGCGCTGGGCCTGTTCGGCACCTTCGGCCTCGAAGCCGCGAACGAAGTCGTTGCCGGCGCCGATCTCGTGCTCGCCGTGGGCACGCGGCTCGGCGCCACGGACACGGCGCGCGAGAACCCGGACCTGCTCGACCCAACGCGGCAGACGTTCATCCAGATCGAGGTCGAGCCGAAACATGCCTCGTGGACCTTCCCGGCTGAGGTCGCGCTCGTCGGCGACGCGGATACGGTGCTGCGGCAGCTGAGCGCCGCGCTGCGCGATGCCGGCTTCCAGCCTCGCAGCAGCGGCCGCCGCATCGCCGCCGAGGCGCACGGGCGCTTCGATTCGTTCAGCGTCGCCGAGTCGGCCTCGAACGAGACGCCGATCCTGCCGCAGCGGCTGATCGCGGAGTTGCAGGCCGCCCTGCCCGACGACGCGATCGTCGCCTGCGACGCCGGCGAGAACCGGCTGTTCATGCAGCACTACTTCCGTACGAAGGCGGGCATGGAGTATCTGCAGCCGGGCGCGGTCGGCGGCATGGGCTACGCGATTCCGGCGGCGCTGGCGGCGCGCGTGGTGCATCCGCGGCGTGCCGTGGTGGCGGTGTGCGGCGACGGCGGCTTCGGCATCGCCATGAACGGGCTGCTGACCGCCGTGGAGGAGCGCCTGCCGATCGTCACCGTCGTGTTGAACAACGGCGCCCTCGGCTGGGTGCTGCACGGCCAGGGCGAGCGGCCGATCGCCTCCAGCTTCGGAGCGTTCGACCACGCCGCCATCGCCCGGGCAATGGGCTGCGAGGGCATCCGCGTCGAGCGCCCGGCCGAGATCGCGCCGGCGCTCTCGCAGGCGTTGCAGGCGTCGCGGCCCGTCGTCGTCGAGGTGCTGACCTCGCTCAAGCAGACGTTCCAGCAGGTCACATCGCCGCTGGCGGCGCAGCCGCGGAGGGCGCGCGCCGCGGCGCGGTGA
- a CDS encoding class II fumarate hydratase codes for MTQLAGHTRVERDSMGPMDVPSEALYGASTQRAVLNFPISDYRFPRRFIQALGQIKQSAAVVNEGLGLLDSRVAGAIQEAAQEVIDGRHDAQFPVDIFQTGSGTSTNMNANEVIANLASQRLGGQLGSKLVHPNDQVNLCQSSNDVIPTAMHLSGAVALAHDLIPALRELEQSLRAKSKEFWPVIKTGRTHLQDATPIRLGQEFLGFAGQVERGVQRLEQAQAELSEVALGGTAVGTGVNSHPEFAARVCRRLSELNGVAIRESSNHFQAQNTIDGVVAASGALRTVAVSLMKIANDIRWMGSGPRAGIGELALPEVQPGSSIMPGKVNPVIAEALIMACAQVIGHDETISVCGQWGYFELNTMLPVAAYDLLDAIDLLAKASANFARQCVEGLRATPRGPEMVERGLAICTSLAPVIGYDKAAAIAKLAGKTGRTIREVARDETDLTDAQLDEILNPEEMVKPGLEGGSAGG; via the coding sequence ATGACGCAGCTCGCGGGACACACGCGGGTGGAACGCGACTCGATGGGGCCGATGGACGTACCCTCCGAGGCGCTCTACGGCGCTTCAACCCAGCGCGCCGTGCTCAACTTTCCAATCAGCGACTACCGCTTCCCCCGCCGCTTCATCCAGGCGCTCGGCCAGATCAAGCAGTCGGCCGCGGTGGTGAACGAAGGGCTCGGCCTGCTCGACAGCCGCGTCGCGGGCGCCATCCAGGAGGCGGCGCAGGAGGTGATCGACGGCCGGCACGATGCGCAGTTTCCCGTCGACATCTTCCAGACCGGCTCCGGCACTTCGACCAACATGAACGCCAACGAGGTGATCGCCAACCTGGCCAGCCAGAGGCTCGGCGGCCAGCTTGGCTCGAAATTGGTCCACCCGAACGACCAGGTCAATCTCTGCCAGTCCTCCAACGACGTGATTCCCACCGCCATGCACCTCTCCGGCGCCGTGGCGCTCGCGCACGACCTGATCCCGGCGCTGCGCGAGCTGGAGCAGAGCCTGCGTGCGAAGAGCAAGGAGTTCTGGCCGGTGATCAAGACCGGCCGCACGCATTTACAGGATGCGACACCAATCCGCCTGGGCCAGGAGTTCCTGGGCTTCGCCGGCCAGGTCGAGCGCGGCGTTCAGAGGCTGGAGCAGGCGCAGGCGGAACTTTCCGAGGTGGCGCTCGGCGGCACCGCCGTCGGCACGGGCGTCAACAGCCACCCGGAGTTCGCGGCGCGCGTCTGCCGGCGGCTGAGCGAGCTGAACGGCGTCGCCATCCGCGAGAGCAGCAACCACTTCCAGGCGCAGAACACGATCGACGGTGTGGTTGCCGCCAGCGGCGCCCTGCGTACGGTGGCCGTGAGCCTGATGAAGATCGCCAACGACATCCGCTGGATGGGCTCCGGCCCGCGCGCCGGCATCGGTGAGCTGGCGCTGCCCGAAGTGCAGCCAGGCAGCTCGATCATGCCCGGCAAGGTCAACCCGGTGATCGCCGAAGCGCTGATCATGGCCTGCGCCCAGGTCATCGGTCACGACGAGACGATCTCAGTCTGCGGGCAGTGGGGCTACTTCGAGCTGAACACGATGCTGCCCGTGGCGGCCTACGACCTGCTCGACGCGATCGACCTGCTGGCGAAGGCGTCCGCGAACTTCGCGCGCCAATGCGTGGAGGGTCTGCGGGCCACGCCGCGCGGCCCGGAGATGGTAGAGCGCGGCCTGGCGATCTGCACGTCGCTGGCGCCGGTGATTGGCTATGACAAGGCCGCCGCGATCGCCAAGCTGGCCGGCAAGACGGGCCGCACGATTCGCGAGGTCGCGCGCGACGAAACCGACCTGACGGACGCGCAGCTCGACGAGATCCTGAACCCGGAGGAGATGGTCAAACCCGGCCTCGAAGGCGGCTCGGCAGGCGGCTAA